One part of the Candidatus Eisenbacteria bacterium genome encodes these proteins:
- a CDS encoding HU family DNA-binding protein: MNKTELIATIVKRTSLSAREARNVIDTLFSPGKEGLIASALMSGKKVQITGFGTFETRKRKAREGRNPQTGERIKIAASRFPAFHAGKALKDRVRK; this comes from the coding sequence GTGAACAAGACCGAGCTCATCGCGACCATCGTCAAGCGAACCTCTCTTTCCGCGCGCGAGGCCCGAAACGTCATCGACACGCTCTTCTCTCCCGGCAAGGAAGGACTCATCGCGTCGGCGCTCATGTCCGGCAAGAAGGTTCAGATCACCGGATTCGGAACGTTCGAGACGCGCAAGCGGAAGGCGCGCGAAGGACGCAATCCCCAGACCGGCGAGCGCATCAAGATCGCGGCGTCCAGGTTCCCGGCGTTCCACGCGGGCAAGGCTCTCAAGGATCGAGTTCGGAAATAG